The DNA region ATACAGGACCATACTTCTAATAAAGTTGCTACCCCGTTCCATGCTTATGCGGTATGGGGGCCCAAATCTTCCTTCTGGAAACTGGGACTTGGCGTTTATACTCCTTTTGGCGGCTTAACCGACTGGGGCAATACCTGGCAAGGCAAATATGTGCTGGAAAGCCTCGACCTGAAAGCCATTTATATTCAGCCAACATTAAGTATAAAACTTGCCGACTGGATGAGTATCGGCGGAGGCTTCGTTTACAACCATGGCAGCGTTGATCTGACACGGGCCATCCCGCTGGCAAACAGCAGCGGCGACGCTGGCCAGGCCCGCTTGAAAGGCAGCGGCAAAGGCTACGGATGGAACGCGGGCGTTTACTTCAAAACAGAAGCAGGCATTACCATAGGGATCACACACCGATCCCAGGTAAACACTACCATTTCGGGGGGGAATGCCTTTTTTACCGTACCTGCATCGCTGCAAAGCAGCTTCCCTCAGCCTAATACTTTTAGCTCAACCATACCCCTGCCGGCCACTAACTCCATCGGTTTCGGCTTTTACCCCGACAGCAAATGGATATTGGCCATGGATGTTAACCTGGTTAACTGGGATAGTTATAAAACCCTGTCGTTTGATTATAAAAACAATACGGCTGTATTACAGGATACCCACTCTGCCCGGAATTATCAACAGGCGTTTAGCTTACGCGGGGGCGCTCAATATAAGGCTACCGATAAACTGGCCCTGCGTTTTGGCGGTGGCTATGGCGGCACCGCTGTTTTAGATGGCTATGTAACTCCCGAAGTGCCGGATGCCAACCGGGTTTATGGTACCCTTGGCTTAGGTTATACCGTAGCCAAACACCTGGATATAGATATCTCCTTTGAGTATGAGCACCTGATGCAACGCACCCAAACCAATATCGAATCGCAGCTATCGGGAACATTTAAAACCGATGTATATATACCAGGTATCTCATTAGCCTATCATTGGTAATCCTTAAAGAAATCAGTTCATGAAAACGTTTAAACTACATATTTATATTGTTGCAGGGTTGCTGTTATTAGGTGCCTGCAAGCCAGAGGTCCACACTCCAAAACCTTCATCAGGCACTGTTGATTTTTCACGATT from Mucilaginibacter sp. SJ includes:
- a CDS encoding OmpP1/FadL family transporter; this encodes MRKILLLVLTAAPLLAFSQGFQVNLGGQKQIGMGHTGTGIVQDGASVFFNPGAVAMLPENYIQGGISPLLFKSVFNPAGTSIQDHTSNKVATPFHAYAVWGPKSSFWKLGLGVYTPFGGLTDWGNTWQGKYVLESLDLKAIYIQPTLSIKLADWMSIGGGFVYNHGSVDLTRAIPLANSSGDAGQARLKGSGKGYGWNAGVYFKTEAGITIGITHRSQVNTTISGGNAFFTVPASLQSSFPQPNTFSSTIPLPATNSIGFGFYPDSKWILAMDVNLVNWDSYKTLSFDYKNNTAVLQDTHSARNYQQAFSLRGGAQYKATDKLALRFGGGYGGTAVLDGYVTPEVPDANRVYGTLGLGYTVAKHLDIDISFEYEHLMQRTQTNIESQLSGTFKTDVYIPGISLAYHW